In Nostoc sp. CENA543, a single genomic region encodes these proteins:
- the thiO gene encoding glycine oxidase ThiO, translating into MTGEIVIIGGGVIGLAIAVELKWRGANVTVLCRDFQAAASHAAAGMLAPDAERITDGAMKSLCWRSRSLYPDWTQKLADLTGLNTGYWACGILAPIYEQGCRGAGVQGESPGYWLDKTAIHQYQSGLGSDVVGGWWYPEDAQVDNRALVHVLWAAAESLGVELKDGVTVEAFLQQQGQVMGVQTNMGIIRADHYVLATGAWSNQLLPVPVFPRKGQMLSVRVPDSLAELPLKRVLFGDNIYIVPRRDRSIIIGATSEDVGFTPHNTPDGMQALLQGAIRLYPELQHYPIQEFWWGFRPGTPDELPILGTSHCANLTLATGHYRNGILLTPITAKLIADLVWEQKSDPLLSHFHYSRFQKQPSTPMLISQSPLSSQDAINHVSTHSELSTPDSALTIAGKTFHSRLMTGTGKYRSIEEMQQSVEASGCQIVTVAVRRVQTKAPGHEGLAEALDWSKIWMLPNTAGCQTAEEAIRVARLGREMAKLLGQEDNNFIKLEVIPDQKYLLPDPIGTLQAAEQLVKEGFAVLPYINADPMLAKRLEEVGCATVMPLASPIGSGQGLKTTANIQIIIENANIPVVVDAGIGAPSEASQAMELGADALLINSAIALAQNPVAMARAMNLATQAGRLAYLAGRMPIRTHASASSPLTGTIS; encoded by the coding sequence ATGACTGGTGAGATTGTAATTATTGGTGGCGGCGTTATTGGTTTAGCGATCGCCGTTGAATTGAAGTGGCGCGGGGCAAATGTCACCGTGCTTTGTCGTGATTTCCAAGCTGCTGCTTCCCATGCCGCCGCCGGAATGTTAGCCCCAGATGCAGAAAGAATTACTGATGGGGCGATGAAGTCTTTGTGCTGGCGATCGCGCTCATTATATCCAGATTGGACACAAAAATTAGCGGATTTAACGGGCTTAAATACTGGTTATTGGGCTTGTGGTATTCTTGCCCCGATTTATGAGCAGGGGTGCAGGGGTGCAGGGGTGCAGGGAGAATCGCCTGGGTATTGGTTAGATAAAACTGCTATCCATCAATATCAGTCAGGATTAGGATCAGATGTCGTTGGCGGTTGGTGGTATCCAGAAGATGCCCAAGTTGATAATCGGGCTTTAGTTCATGTGTTGTGGGCTGCGGCTGAGTCTTTGGGTGTGGAACTCAAGGATGGTGTGACAGTCGAAGCTTTCTTACAACAACAAGGTCAGGTTATGGGTGTCCAAACTAATATGGGCATCATTCGGGCTGACCATTATGTTTTGGCGACGGGTGCTTGGTCTAATCAATTACTACCTGTACCTGTATTTCCCCGCAAAGGGCAAATGTTGAGTGTCAGAGTTCCTGATTCTCTGGCAGAACTGCCTTTAAAGCGGGTGTTATTTGGAGATAATATCTACATCGTACCCAGACGCGATCGCTCCATTATTATTGGGGCAACTAGTGAAGATGTGGGTTTCACTCCCCATAACACCCCCGATGGTATGCAAGCTTTACTGCAAGGCGCGATTCGTTTATACCCAGAACTACAGCATTATCCCATACAAGAATTTTGGTGGGGATTCCGCCCAGGAACTCCCGATGAACTGCCCATCTTAGGCACTAGCCATTGTGCAAATCTCACCTTAGCTACAGGTCATTACCGCAATGGTATCTTACTTACACCCATCACCGCTAAACTCATCGCTGATTTAGTTTGGGAGCAAAAATCAGATCCTCTCCTCTCCCATTTCCATTATTCTCGCTTTCAAAAACAGCCATCTACCCCCATGCTCATTTCTCAATCCCCACTTTCTAGTCAAGACGCAATCAATCATGTCTCTACCCACTCAGAACTCAGCACTCCAGACTCAGCCCTCACAATCGCTGGCAAAACCTTCCACTCCCGCCTGATGACTGGTACAGGTAAGTATCGCAGCATCGAGGAAATGCAGCAAAGTGTTGAGGCTAGCGGTTGCCAAATAGTTACCGTGGCGGTAAGAAGAGTACAGACAAAAGCACCAGGACATGAAGGTTTAGCGGAAGCTTTAGATTGGTCAAAAATTTGGATGTTACCCAATACCGCAGGTTGTCAAACTGCCGAAGAGGCAATTCGCGTGGCGCGTTTAGGACGAGAAATGGCGAAACTATTGGGGCAGGAAGATAATAATTTTATTAAGTTAGAAGTGATTCCAGATCAGAAATATTTACTCCCTGATCCCATCGGGACATTACAAGCTGCCGAACAACTGGTAAAAGAAGGTTTTGCCGTGTTGCCTTATATTAATGCTGACCCGATGTTAGCTAAAAGACTGGAGGAGGTAGGCTGTGCAACTGTGATGCCCTTAGCTTCACCCATCGGTTCAGGACAGGGTTTAAAAACCACTGCAAATATCCAGATCATCATTGAGAATGCCAATATACCTGTAGTTGTGGATGCGGGGATTGGCGCACCTTCAGAAGCCTCCCAAGCAATGGAATTAGGGGCAGATGCGTTATTAATTAATAGTGCGATCGCTTTAGCTCAAAACCCTGTAGCAATGGCGCGCGCCATGAATTTAGCCACACAAGCCGGTCGTTTAGCCTATTTAGCCGGACGAATGCCCATAAGAACCCATGCCAGTGCTAGTTCTCCCCTGACTGGTACGATTAGTTAG
- a CDS encoding 2Fe-2S iron-sulfur cluster-binding protein has protein sequence MPKVLAQGQTIECNSGANLREILLKNGIDLYNGGARLINCRGIGSCGTCAVKVEGEVSAANWRDQTRRSLPPHSPTKDLRLACQTQVLGDVKVTKFDGFWGQGSQVVWQPEG, from the coding sequence ATGCCTAAGGTACTGGCTCAAGGTCAAACAATTGAGTGTAATAGCGGAGCTAATTTACGCGAAATTCTGCTAAAAAATGGTATTGACCTCTACAATGGCGGTGCTAGGCTAATAAACTGTCGAGGAATTGGTAGTTGTGGAACTTGTGCGGTCAAAGTAGAGGGTGAGGTGTCAGCAGCGAATTGGCGTGATCAAACGCGGAGATCGCTTCCTCCCCATTCTCCTACAAAAGACCTGCGTTTAGCTTGTCAGACTCAAGTGCTAGGCGACGTAAAAGTAACAAAATTTGACGGATTTTGGGGTCAAGGTTCTCAAGTCGTATGGCAACCAGAAGGTTAG
- the cimA gene encoding citramalate synthase, with protein sequence MTTNPLPQIWLYDTTLRDGTQREGLSVSIEDKLRIAYRLDQLGIPFIEGGWPGANPKDVQFFWQLQENPLKQSEIVAFCSTRRPHTTAAEEPMLQDILTAGTHWVTIFGKSWDLHVTSGLKTTLEENLAMIRDTIAFFRTQGRRVIYDAEHWFDGYKQNQEYALQTLKAAMMAGAEWLVLCDTNGGTLPHEVSQIVQDVVKATGEWGIGNGKNLSQSLVPSPQSPIPQIGIHTHNDSDMAVANALAAVMAGATMVQGTINGYGERCGNANLCSLIPNLQLKLGYSCIAEHQLSQLAEASRFVSEVVNLAPDEHAPFVGRSAFAHKGGIHVSAVERNPLTYEHIQPEQVGNRRRIVISEQSGVSNVLAKARSFGIEIDKQSPETKQILQRLKELESEGYQFEAAEASFALLMYEALGDRQKFFEVKGFQVHCDLVEGQESNNALATVKLAVNGEDKLEAAEGNGPVAALDAALRKALRNFYPQIANFELTDYKVRILNGHRGTASKTRVLVESGNGSHRWTTIGVSTNILAASYQAVVEGLEYGLLLHFQASQDLGFRGVRV encoded by the coding sequence ATGACCACAAATCCCTTACCCCAAATTTGGCTTTATGACACCACACTACGGGATGGCACTCAGCGCGAAGGGTTATCAGTTTCCATAGAAGACAAGCTACGCATTGCTTACAGACTTGATCAGTTAGGGATTCCTTTTATAGAAGGTGGGTGGCCTGGGGCTAACCCTAAAGATGTTCAATTTTTCTGGCAGTTACAAGAGAATCCGCTTAAACAATCAGAAATTGTGGCATTTTGTTCAACTCGTCGCCCGCACACCACAGCCGCCGAGGAACCAATGCTACAGGACATACTGACTGCGGGGACTCACTGGGTAACGATTTTCGGCAAATCCTGGGATTTACACGTCACATCAGGTCTAAAAACGACTTTAGAAGAAAATTTAGCGATGATTCGCGATACGATCGCGTTTTTTCGCACTCAAGGGCGACGGGTAATTTACGATGCGGAACACTGGTTTGATGGTTACAAGCAGAATCAAGAATATGCTTTACAAACTCTCAAAGCAGCAATGATGGCTGGGGCAGAGTGGCTAGTTTTGTGTGATACCAACGGCGGGACTTTACCCCATGAAGTAAGTCAGATTGTACAGGATGTGGTGAAAGCGACTGGGGAATGGGGAATCGGGAATGGGAAGAATCTTTCCCAGTCCCTAGTCCCTAGTCCCCAGTCCCCAATTCCCCAAATTGGAATACATACTCATAATGATTCAGATATGGCTGTAGCCAATGCCTTAGCAGCTGTGATGGCAGGGGCAACTATGGTACAAGGCACAATTAACGGTTATGGTGAACGGTGTGGCAATGCTAACTTATGTTCACTGATTCCTAATTTACAATTAAAGCTGGGCTATAGTTGTATCGCTGAACACCAGCTTAGTCAACTAGCAGAAGCTAGTCGCTTTGTGAGTGAAGTTGTGAATTTAGCCCCTGATGAACACGCACCTTTTGTGGGACGTTCGGCTTTTGCCCACAAAGGTGGTATCCATGTGTCGGCGGTGGAGAGAAATCCCCTGACTTATGAACATATTCAGCCAGAACAGGTAGGAAATCGTCGTCGGATTGTGATTTCTGAACAGTCTGGGGTGAGTAATGTGTTAGCTAAAGCCAGGAGTTTTGGTATTGAAATTGACAAGCAATCCCCAGAAACTAAGCAAATTCTCCAGCGTCTCAAAGAGTTAGAAAGTGAAGGTTATCAATTTGAGGCAGCTGAAGCTAGTTTTGCACTGTTGATGTATGAGGCTTTAGGCGATCGCCAGAAATTTTTTGAAGTGAAGGGGTTTCAAGTCCACTGTGATTTAGTGGAGGGGCAAGAATCTAATAATGCTCTAGCTACAGTGAAATTAGCTGTTAATGGGGAAGATAAATTAGAAGCTGCCGAAGGTAATGGCCCTGTAGCGGCGTTAGATGCAGCTTTACGCAAAGCTTTAAGGAATTTTTACCCGCAAATTGCTAATTTTGAATTGACAGATTACAAAGTGCGGATTCTCAACGGACATCGGGGGACAGCATCTAAAACTCGTGTGCTAGTGGAATCGGGTAACGGTTCGCATCGTTGGACGACTATCGGCGTTTCGACAAATATTTTGGCAGCTTCCTATCAAGCAGTTGTGGAGGGCTTGGAATATGGTTTGTTACTGCATTTTCAAGCATCTCAAGACTTGGGGTTTAGGGGTGTGAGGGTGTAA
- a CDS encoding NAD(P)/FAD-dependent oxidoreductase produces the protein MKEILYLEVPISDTATVRSWLQSEFDPGNWEKILTPDGFCLKLSSKYTTGGTNFSENLPKEISVFVWSVQRTTYLKVFRWADTPLAQEKDFLQKLTKAVRQRFPHCYPEPPAIDLSQQSIFEALAPYYPLTVKYFQKMPNGEYDLKRAYWWEQRWREGVRHPQKPRQVLFVQGDEAGKTPNPQYDLIYIGGALGVIHAAVMAQLGYKVLLVERLAFGRMNREWNISRDELQSLVNLGLFTPAELETIIVREYKDGFNKFFDGNNPPKLRSPILHTPTVLNISLDSDKLLRLCGQKLTAAGGEIWDETEFLQANIEQSQVVVTLQHLPTQTQKQVSGRLLVDAMGTASPIAWQLNGGRAFDSVCPTVGAVIDKGFAPGVWDSQYGDVLYSHGDISRGRQLIWELFPGAGEELTIYLFHYHEVNPENPGSLLEMYEDFFTILPEYRRCDLEQLVWKKPTFGYIPGHFSVNSRDRQVAFDRLIAIGDAASLQSPLVFTGFGSLVRNLERLTTLLNVALKHDLLSQRHLNLIRAYQSNVSVTWLFSKGMMVPTGKFLPPQRINAMLNTFFGLLADEPLEVADNFIKDRCDWLTFNRLALKAARINPALIWWIWEMAGWKDLLRWLGNYVNFGRHALVSALLSAWFPSFLIWVQPKLEPRYPGIWLWLLSINYAITTGKPRSPQQFANANLGNETLRSEGV, from the coding sequence ATGAAAGAAATCCTTTATCTCGAAGTTCCGATTTCGGACACGGCAACCGTACGCAGTTGGCTGCAATCAGAGTTTGACCCAGGAAATTGGGAAAAAATACTGACTCCAGATGGATTCTGCCTGAAATTATCTAGTAAATATACAACAGGTGGTACTAATTTTTCCGAAAATTTACCGAAAGAAATCTCTGTATTTGTTTGGTCTGTCCAGAGAACTACTTACCTTAAGGTCTTCCGATGGGCAGATACACCTCTTGCCCAAGAAAAGGATTTTCTGCAAAAGTTAACAAAAGCCGTCAGACAGCGTTTTCCCCATTGCTACCCCGAACCACCAGCAATTGATTTATCACAGCAATCGATTTTTGAGGCTTTAGCCCCTTACTATCCCCTGACGGTGAAATATTTCCAAAAAATGCCCAATGGGGAATATGACCTCAAGCGCGCCTATTGGTGGGAACAAAGATGGCGTGAAGGAGTGCGGCATCCTCAAAAGCCTCGTCAGGTGCTGTTTGTACAAGGAGATGAGGCAGGAAAAACACCCAATCCGCAATATGACTTGATTTATATTGGCGGTGCGCTGGGGGTAATTCATGCGGCAGTGATGGCACAATTGGGTTACAAAGTGCTGCTGGTGGAACGTCTGGCGTTTGGACGGATGAATCGGGAATGGAATATTTCCCGTGATGAACTTCAAAGTTTGGTGAACTTGGGTTTATTTACGCCAGCTGAATTGGAAACGATTATTGTCAGAGAATATAAGGACGGATTTAATAAGTTTTTCGACGGCAATAATCCACCCAAATTGCGATCGCCTATTTTACACACGCCCACGGTGCTAAATATATCTTTAGACTCCGATAAATTATTGCGGTTGTGTGGACAAAAGTTAACAGCCGCAGGTGGCGAAATTTGGGATGAAACAGAGTTTTTACAAGCCAATATTGAGCAATCACAAGTTGTAGTTACACTCCAGCATTTACCCACTCAAACACAAAAGCAAGTGAGTGGTAGGCTTCTGGTGGATGCGATGGGAACGGCTTCCCCCATTGCTTGGCAACTGAACGGTGGGCGCGCTTTTGATAGCGTCTGTCCGACGGTGGGAGCAGTGATTGACAAGGGATTTGCCCCTGGTGTGTGGGATTCACAGTATGGAGATGTATTGTACAGCCACGGCGATATTTCACGGGGTAGACAATTAATTTGGGAATTGTTTCCTGGTGCGGGTGAAGAACTGACAATTTATCTATTTCATTACCACGAAGTTAATCCAGAAAACCCCGGTTCTTTGCTAGAGATGTATGAGGATTTCTTTACGATTTTGCCGGAGTATCGCCGATGTGATTTAGAGCAGTTGGTGTGGAAAAAGCCAACTTTTGGCTACATACCTGGGCATTTTAGTGTAAATAGTCGCGATCGCCAAGTGGCCTTTGATCGATTAATTGCAATTGGTGATGCTGCATCTTTACAATCACCCTTAGTATTCACAGGTTTCGGCTCACTGGTACGTAATTTAGAACGTCTCACCACTTTATTAAATGTCGCACTCAAGCATGATTTGTTGAGTCAACGCCATTTGAACTTAATCCGCGCTTACCAAAGTAATGTGTCTGTCACTTGGCTATTTTCTAAAGGGATGATGGTTCCTACTGGAAAATTCCTCCCACCCCAACGCATCAATGCCATGTTGAATACATTCTTTGGGTTATTAGCTGATGAACCCCTAGAAGTAGCCGATAACTTTATTAAGGATCGTTGTGATTGGTTAACTTTTAACCGCCTAGCATTGAAAGCAGCACGCATCAATCCCGCTTTAATTTGGTGGATTTGGGAAATGGCTGGCTGGAAAGATTTACTCAGGTGGTTAGGAAATTATGTCAATTTTGGTCGTCACGCCTTAGTGAGTGCTTTACTCAGTGCTTGGTTTCCCAGTTTTCTCATCTGGGTTCAGCCCAAACTAGAACCCCGTTATCCAGGAATATGGCTGTGGTTACTAAGTATTAACTACGCGATCACCACAGGTAAACCGCGATCGCCCCAGCAGTTTGCTAATGCTAACTTAGGGAACGAAACTCTTCGTTCAGAAGGAGTGTAA
- a CDS encoding Ig-like domain-containing protein: MTTKSFLQPLDRIAIAFMLLLSVLIGLLILQGDVVAARVRDFSWQNQQIGAEDISFTLTFSRPMDAKSVEDNLKIDPPLAGKVSWSGRRMVYTLLTPAPYGTNYKVELQGAKDKFAPPEDKKRVIQPFLGQFTTRDRVILYIGADQEDKGRLVLYNLTQEQKTVLTPKELVVMDFKAYPDGEKILFSARASNNQDLLSAKVYTVTTGISAKVGASATTAGLIELVLDNKDYQNLKFDLSPDGQTIVVQRGNRKNPSDFGLWFMPANVPSGEKPQPQRLQSQPGGDFLITPDSKAVAIAQGQGAAILPLQKDASKPLDFLPQFGLVQSFSKDGSQAAMVKFNTDFTKELFLVTNQGTQQPLVKTTGSILSCQFDPASPTLYCLLTQLVSQAQYIEQPYLVAIDLKNQQQKPLLVLPVEQRNVQMSLSPDGLALLFDQVVPETNTSKPSANNLKTDEGEAIATSSLWLMPLLPISDAAISTIKPEKLPLIGFHPRWLP, from the coding sequence ATGACTACCAAATCTTTCCTCCAACCATTAGATCGAATAGCGATCGCTTTCATGCTGTTGCTCAGTGTGTTGATTGGGCTACTCATTTTGCAAGGTGATGTCGTAGCAGCGCGGGTGCGGGATTTTTCCTGGCAAAATCAGCAAATTGGGGCAGAAGATATTTCTTTTACCCTCACTTTTAGCCGTCCGATGGATGCTAAAAGTGTCGAGGATAATTTAAAAATTGACCCACCCCTGGCAGGTAAAGTCAGTTGGAGTGGGCGACGGATGGTTTATACACTGTTAACACCTGCACCTTACGGCACAAACTATAAAGTTGAGTTACAAGGAGCTAAAGATAAATTTGCGCCGCCAGAAGATAAGAAGCGGGTAATACAGCCTTTCTTGGGTCAGTTTACTACGCGCGATCGCGTGATTCTCTACATAGGAGCTGACCAAGAAGATAAAGGCCGCTTAGTTCTTTACAACTTAACTCAAGAGCAAAAAACAGTCCTCACTCCCAAAGAGTTAGTCGTGATGGACTTTAAAGCCTATCCCGACGGGGAAAAAATCTTGTTTTCAGCCCGTGCTAGCAATAATCAAGACTTACTATCAGCGAAAGTATATACTGTTACCACTGGAATTTCTGCCAAAGTTGGCGCATCAGCAACCACAGCAGGTTTAATCGAGCTAGTTTTAGACAATAAAGACTATCAGAATCTCAAATTCGACTTATCACCAGACGGACAAACAATAGTCGTACAAAGAGGAAATAGAAAAAATCCCAGCGACTTTGGATTGTGGTTTATGCCGGCTAACGTTCCATCAGGGGAAAAACCTCAACCCCAACGTTTACAAAGTCAACCAGGGGGAGATTTTCTGATTACTCCTGATAGTAAAGCCGTAGCCATTGCCCAAGGACAAGGGGCTGCTATTTTACCTCTGCAAAAGGATGCCAGCAAACCCTTAGATTTTCTGCCGCAGTTTGGTTTAGTACAATCCTTTTCCAAGGATGGCTCTCAAGCAGCTATGGTCAAATTTAATACTGACTTTACAAAAGAATTATTTTTAGTCACTAATCAAGGCACACAGCAGCCCCTAGTCAAGACAACAGGCTCAATTCTCAGTTGCCAGTTTGATCCTGCTTCACCTACCCTCTACTGCTTATTAACACAACTCGTCTCTCAGGCACAATATATCGAACAGCCTTACTTAGTAGCCATTGATCTAAAAAACCAGCAGCAGAAACCATTATTAGTCTTACCAGTAGAACAAAGAAACGTGCAGATGAGTTTATCACCTGATGGTTTAGCCTTGCTATTTGACCAAGTAGTTCCCGAAACCAATACTAGTAAACCATCTGCTAACAATTTGAAGACTGATGAAGGTGAAGCGATCGCCACTAGTAGTCTCTGGTTAATGCCCCTACTGCCCATTTCTGATGCAGCCATCAGCACCATTAAACCAGAAAAGCTTCCCCTAATTGGTTTCCATCCTCGTTGGTTGCCATAG
- a CDS encoding TIGR03943 family protein, whose amino-acid sequence MTKSQPQNKFLPWLDVLAIASWGVLMLKYWVTGKLNLLIHPNFFGLVFVCGIALIVIAFLKAKELWQRRRREITPNVQHVNFFAPGWGSSLLLISAILGIIITPQVFASDKALQRGVTELTNSRVQPQAFRASTRPEERSLVDWVRTLSVYPEPDGYTGQKVKVQGFVIHPPDMGKEYIFLARFVLTCCAADAYPVGLPVKLSESQERYTPDTWLEIEGKMVTETISGKRQLTIAASSLKKIPQPPNPYSY is encoded by the coding sequence ATGACTAAATCTCAACCCCAAAATAAATTTCTGCCCTGGCTGGATGTATTAGCAATTGCATCTTGGGGCGTATTAATGCTGAAATATTGGGTAACTGGCAAGCTCAATTTGTTAATTCATCCCAATTTCTTTGGTTTAGTATTTGTATGTGGTATCGCCTTGATTGTCATTGCTTTCTTAAAAGCGAAAGAACTATGGCAACGGCGACGACGGGAGATTACACCCAATGTTCAGCACGTTAACTTCTTCGCACCTGGATGGGGTAGTAGTTTGCTACTTATCTCAGCAATTTTAGGAATAATCATCACACCCCAAGTATTCGCCAGTGATAAAGCACTACAAAGAGGTGTAACAGAGTTAACTAATTCTCGTGTCCAACCCCAAGCCTTTCGGGCTTCCACTCGTCCAGAAGAGCGATCGCTGGTAGACTGGGTACGCACACTCAGCGTTTACCCTGAGCCAGACGGATACACCGGTCAAAAAGTGAAAGTGCAAGGGTTTGTCATCCACCCACCAGACATGGGTAAAGAATACATATTTCTCGCCAGATTTGTTCTCACCTGCTGCGCCGCAGATGCCTATCCCGTTGGCTTACCCGTAAAACTCTCAGAAAGTCAAGAAAGATACACCCCTGACACTTGGCTAGAAATAGAAGGAAAAATGGTGACAGAAACCATAAGCGGTAAACGCCAACTCACCATCGCCGCCAGTTCCTTGAAAAAAATTCCCCAACCACCCAATCCTTATAGCTATTAG
- a CDS encoding permease encodes MNQLNNGFTIFLSLLVEAMPFLLLGVLFSSLLLFFVDERKLVEKMPQNPLLGALVGSMVGFLFPVCECGNVPVARRLLMQGVPTPVAVGFLLAAPTINPIVIWATWTAFRDQPEIVVLRVVFSLLIATIIGYVFSFQTDLQPIVQPAIARYLKFNPPPNPEQKRRGKSSTGKPAINTPNILRSGTYILGGRAGMTTRLDANQLPTSEPNLNTGKSKADKLRLVLDNSIQELRELGGVMILGSAIAAAIQVLAPRDLILSLGAGPITSILVMLVLAAVVSICSTVDSFFALSFASTFSSGSLLAFLVFGPMIDIKSVGLMLSMFKPKTIFYLFALAGQLTFLFTLFINLHVI; translated from the coding sequence ATGAATCAATTGAACAATGGTTTCACTATATTTTTGAGTTTGCTAGTCGAGGCGATGCCTTTTTTGCTTTTAGGGGTTTTATTCTCCAGTTTGCTGCTATTTTTCGTAGATGAGCGCAAATTAGTCGAGAAAATGCCCCAAAACCCGCTACTAGGTGCTTTAGTTGGCAGTATGGTTGGCTTTTTGTTTCCAGTGTGTGAATGTGGCAATGTGCCTGTTGCTAGGCGGTTGCTAATGCAAGGAGTACCTACACCTGTAGCAGTTGGTTTTTTACTAGCAGCACCAACAATCAACCCGATTGTCATTTGGGCGACATGGACAGCATTTCGTGATCAGCCAGAAATTGTAGTTTTGCGAGTAGTCTTTTCGTTATTAATTGCGACAATTATTGGCTATGTGTTTAGTTTTCAGACCGATTTGCAACCCATAGTACAACCAGCGATCGCCCGTTACTTAAAATTTAATCCCCCTCCCAATCCAGAACAAAAACGTCGAGGTAAATCGTCAACAGGCAAACCAGCCATCAACACACCTAATATTTTGCGTTCTGGGACTTATATTTTAGGGGGTAGAGCTGGGATGACGACAAGATTAGATGCTAACCAACTCCCCACCAGTGAACCCAACCTCAATACAGGTAAAAGCAAAGCAGACAAATTGCGTTTAGTGCTAGACAACAGCATCCAAGAATTACGGGAATTAGGCGGTGTCATGATTTTAGGAAGTGCGATCGCGGCCGCAATTCAAGTGTTAGCACCCCGCGATTTAATCCTCAGCCTTGGCGCAGGCCCCATTACCTCCATTTTGGTGATGTTAGTGTTAGCCGCCGTCGTTTCTATTTGTTCCACAGTCGATTCCTTTTTCGCCCTATCCTTCGCCTCAACCTTCAGCAGTGGTTCATTACTAGCATTTTTAGTTTTCGGCCCCATGATTGACATCAAAAGCGTAGGTTTGATGTTATCCATGTTCAAACCCAAAACCATCTTTTACCTATTTGCTTTAGCAGGACAACTTACGTTTTTATTCACCCTGTTTATTAACTTGCACGTCATTTAG